A window of Nicotiana tabacum cultivar K326 chromosome 24, ASM71507v2, whole genome shotgun sequence contains these coding sequences:
- the LOC107796145 gene encoding putative myosin-binding protein 5 isoform X1, translating into MASGSFKCYVEQNTGKFAFFFIYAVLEWMMIILLFIEGFLAFFSNEFAKFFDLKVPCLLCTRIDHILVHRNANFYYNESICEVHKKDISSLAYCHVHKKLSDIRNMCDGCLLSFATEKDADCDRYKSLVGILHKDIDCFVEDDKKVHTKSGKKEDEVIQIEKGGIVRCSCCGEPLKTKSKYSRNASSMKGNPYSQAPAPSPRSPLTTWRNEEARHLELPHTQYTEVKFISDNDLDLPDDEGIPNGGREDIKAATVPLIPDSEEINDDALKTPNFTRKKFFGIPLSDSVHASPRWSHRPRKLSMDIKSELISETNDASAVNESDDDILHRLKRQVRLDHKSLMALYMELDEERSAAAVAANNAMAMITRLQAEKAAVQMEALQYQRMMEEQAEYDQEALQVMKDLLLKREEEIKVLDAELETYRERYGHIKKVGSEVCEVDADEDYQEWNSHSLSSVSERSACVSPDQNERSFECSGEYGGENVGESHLDFENERSYLMGLLTNLEEKIKTSKDEGFHVLETNEVKHGSEGKGNENKVTLTREVSLIRERLRAIEAESGFLKHAAMTLQRDGEGTKLLTEIAEHLRRLRQSIDSPSKDANA; encoded by the exons ATGGCTTCAGGATCTTTCAAGTGTTATGTTGAACAAAACACAGGGAAATTTGCATTCTTCTTCATATATGCTGTTCTTGAATGGATGATGATCATTCTGCTTTTTATTGAGGGGTTTCTTGCTTTTTTCTCTAATGAATTCGCCAAGTTCTTCGACCTGAAAGTCCCCTGCTTGCTTTGCACGAGGATCGATCACATTCTCGTTCACAGGAATGCCAACTTTTATTACAATGAATCCATTTGTGAAGTTCACAAGAAGGACATTTCTTCCCTTGCTTATTGTCATGTCCACAAGAAGCTGTCTGATATTAGGAACATGTGCGACGGCTGCCTTCTGTCATTTGCAACAGAGAAAGATGCTGATTGCGATAGGTACAAGTCACTAGTTGGTATCTTGCACAAGGATATTGATTGCTTTGTGGAGGATGATAAGAAAGTACATACAAAATCAGGGAAGAAGGAAGATGAGGTCATCCAAATTGAGAAGGGCGGAATCGTTAGGTGTTCTTGCTGTGGGGAGCCTCTAAAAACAAAGTCAAAGTATTCCAGGAATGCATCATCAATGAAGGGAAATCCTTATTCTCAAGCTCCTGCTCCATCTCCAAGATCTCCCTTGACTACGTGGAGAAATGAGGAAGCGCGCCATTTAGAATTGCCTCATACTCAGTACACAGAGGTTAAGTTCATCTCAGATAATGATTTGGACCTTCCTGATGATGAGGGTATCCCTAATGGAG GTAGAGAGGATATTAAAGCTGCTACTGTACCACTAATACCAGATTCGGAGGAGATAAATGATGATGCCTTGAAAACGCCAAATTTTACAAGAAAGAAATTCTTTGGTATCCCATTGTCAGACTCGGTTCATGCTAGCCCTAGGTGGTCACACAGGCCTAGAAAATTGAGTATGGATATTAAGAGTGAATTAATTTCAGAAACTAATGACGCGAGTGCAGTAAATGAATCTGACGATGACATCCTGCATCGCTTGAAGAGGCAAGTTCGTTTGGACCACAAGTCTCTCATGGCACTTTACATGGAACTTGACGAAGAAAGAAGTGCCGCTGCTGTTGCAGCAAACAATGCCATGGCTATGATCACTCGCTTACAAGCAGAGAAAGCCGCAGTCCAAATGGAGGCGTTGCAGTACCAAAGAATGATGGAAGAGCAGGCGGAATATGATCAAGAGGCGCTGCAGGTCATGAAAGACTTGCTTTTGAAGAGAGAAGAAGAGATAAAGGTCTTAGATGCTGAACTTGAGACATATAGGGAAAGATACGGACATATCAAGAAAGTAGGTAGTGAGGTCTGTGAAGTTGATGCAGATGAAGATTATCAAGAGTGGAATTCTCATTCTTTGTCATCCGTTAGTGAAAGATCAGCATGTGTCAGTCCTGATCAAAATGAGCGCTCTTTTGAATGCTCTGGTGAATATGGAGGGGAAAATGTGGGTGAATCACATCTTGATTTTGAGAACGAAAGATCGTATCTCATGGGTTTGTTGACAAATCTTGAAGAGAAAATTAAAACATCTAAGGATGAAGGATTTCATGTATTAGAAACAAACGAGGTTAAGCATGGATCCGAAGGAAAAG GAAATGAAAATAAGGTAACTCTTACAAGAGAAGTGTCActaattagagagagattgagagcCATTGAAGCAGAGAGCGGCTTCTTAAAACATGCAGCTATGACATTACAGAGGGATGGTGAAGGAACCAAACTCTTGACTGAGATAGCTGAACATCTGCGGAGACTTAGGCAATCAATTGATTCCCCATCAAAGGATGCAAATGCATGA
- the LOC107796143 gene encoding LOW QUALITY PROTEIN: 5-formyltetrahydrofolate cyclo-ligase, mitochondrial (The sequence of the model RefSeq protein was modified relative to this genomic sequence to represent the inferred CDS: inserted 1 base in 1 codon), translated as MVGCLLSTKDEEMVGSKWKGRNEKDHDHVQSHYPVFLRRAAILLHPTSPCSAVXTMSTTEEQNLSADGAAHLDTIFKQKKALRSVVKRDLKSMDPTLRSQQDEAIQRIVLEAPWFNASKRLCAYISCSALREVDTSQILSHILQKPSTESDLQMRKKLYVPRVEDKNRNMRMLHISSTKDLIANSMNILEPAPIDAEGNDRQDVLLADEPVDLLILPGLAFDKAGRRLGRGGGYYDTFLTRYQERAKERNWKQPLKIALSYSVQILDEGTIPLTPNDVLVDALVSPSGLIPISPAALEIFH; from the exons atGGTGGGTTGTTTGTTGAGCACAAAAGATGAAGAAATGGTGGGATCAAAATGGAAGGGAAGAAATGAGAAGGATCATGACCATG TACAGTCGCACTACCCAGTTTTCCTCCGCCGCGCCGCCATTCTCCTCCACCCAACCTCACCGTGTTCCGCCG AAACTATGAGCACCACCGAAGAACAAAACCTGAGTGCCGACGGTGCAGCCCATCTGGACACCATTTTCAAGCAGAAAAAGGCCCTCCGCTCCGTAGTTAAGAGAGATCTCAAGTCCATGGATCCTACACTCAGATCCCAACAAG ATGAAGCAATACAAAGGATTGTGTTGGAGGCTCCGTGGTTTAATGCTTCTAAGAGATTGTGTGCTTACATAAGTTGTAGTGCTTTGCGAGAAGTTGATACATCCCAAATACTGTCTCACATTCTCCAGAAGCCATCCACAG AATCGGATTTGCAAATGCGGAAAAAGCTCTATGTTCCACGTGTGGAAGACAAGAATAGAAACATGCGAATGCTACACATCTCAAGCACTAAGGATTTGATTGCAAATTCAATGAACATTTTGGAGCCAGCTCCAATAGATGCTGAAGGAAATGATAGGCAAGATG TCTTGTTGGCGGATGAGCCTGTCGATTTGTTAATTTTACCTG GACTTGCTTTTGACAAAGCTGGAAGGCGGTTGGGCCGTGGTGGAGG TTATTATGATACCTTCTTGACAAGATATCAGGAACGTGCAAAGGAGCGAAATTGGAAGCAACCTCTCAAGA TTGCGCTTTCTTACTCAGTGCAGATATTGGATGAGGGCACTATACCACTAACTCCAAATGATGTTCTTGTTGATGCACTTGTATCACCTTCTGGTCTGATCCCCATTAGTCCAGCTGCACTGGAGATATTCCATTGA